GTTGTCGGCGACACGGTCCACGTCCAGCTTCGAGTAGAGGCCCGCCGCGTCCAGCACCACCTGGTTGCTGTCCGGGTTGAAGTCGCTCAGCACCACGGTGGCCTGGTTGTCGGAGGAGCAGGTGAAGCCCTCGGCCACGGTGCCCCTGCACCCGGCCGCGCCCAGGTGGAAGTAGAAGGAGTCATTGGTGCGCGTGCGCACGTCCAGGCGGATGAACTTGTAGCCGCCCTGCCAGCTCCACCACATACCGGGCGCATTGAGGGGCGCGGGCGCGGTGGCGCCGTCCAGGTGGTTCATGTCCGGGGGCAGACCCACCTTGAACTCCAGGCCCGTGTAGTCGTCATGCTCGGGCGCGGTGCCCACCACCTGCGTGCGCACCTGCGGGCTGCCGGTGTCACAGGTGCCGGTGCCGTCCTCGAAGTCCAGGAGCGCAATCGAGTCGCGCTGCCACGTGCCGTCCTGCTCCAGCTCCAGCGGGTGCCGCTCGCCATTGGCGCGCACCAGGGCGACGTCGCGGAGGTACACCTTGAAGTCGAGCAGCTCGATGACGCCGCGCGAGGTGCCGATATCGGTGTAGCTGGTGCCACAGGACAGGGACTGCTCACGGACCTGTGGGCTGAAGCGCACCGTGTACGTCTTCTCGCTCTCGCCACAGCCCTGCATGAGCAACAGGGCAGTCAGCAGACACCAGGGCGCGGACTTCAGGACTGCGTTCATCGAAGGACCTCCACGAGGGTGGGCGGGGGCCACCCTGACTGACGATACGGATGGGTAGCAGAGGAGGCCGGCCCGGCCGCTGCGGCAAGTTGTCGCGGCGCCCTGCCCGTCGTGCACCACACGGCGAGGCTCGCGCCTCCCACACGCGGCAGGACACACCCCTGGCTCTGGGGGCAGGAACGCGGCGGCCTTCCGGACATATCGCCGCCATGCCCCTCGGCCGCCTGCTCCAGGTGCGGCGCTCAGGACTTGAGCATGAGAGGCGACAGCTCATCGGACTGGAGCGACGACACGAAGGCACCAAAGTCGGCAGCCAGGAAGTAGGTGCTACTCGAACCTTCACGAGCGTGGGCGTCCCAGTAGAAAACGCCTCCCGCCTCCTCTCCAGCAACGGACAGACAGACCTTGTCTGCCCCTTCTGTCGTCGCGATTGGGAGGAATCCCGCGGGGATGCGCTCCCTGAAAACCTCGAGGTTCCAATCGAGGTTGCACGACACAACAGGGTCCTTCAGTCCAAAGAACACATGGATTCGACCCAACGGGTTTTCCTCCAGCCCGTTGAGCGCGAAGAGGTCCCGCTCAGGTCGTCCGCCATTGGTGGCCAGCAAGAAGGCCCGATAGGGGGCGGAGAGCGTGATGCCGTACCGCGCCTCGAACCCACGAAGCTCCTCCTCGTTGAGGAGGGGTCCACCCTCGGTTGTCTGCACGAGCTGAACCCTCATGGTTGTCCCGAGAAACCGCCGGTATGCCCCGTCCGGGCGTGAAGGTCGGTAGGAACGAGCTGCATGGTCGTCCGGTCCTGGTGGTGATGCCAGGTCATTCCCTTGGGTGTCTCTCGAAGACCGGCCGCCTTGTTCGCGGCGGCAAAATCCCCGGCCCTTGAACCAGTATAGGGAATCTTCACCTCGGCCTTGACGACTCCCGCGGCCCTGAAGTCGGGGTAGCCGTCGGCATCGAAGGGAACTCCGGTGACCGGGTGCTTCTCCCCGGCCAGGCGCGCATTCCGGATGGGAGCATCGGTTGAAGGCGCTCCTCTTGGAGAGGTCTCGGCGCCGCGCTCCTTCGACGCGGCTCCCGCACGCTGGGACCTTGCCTCGGACAGCCAGGCCAGCCGGGCCTTTGGTACATTGCCCCCGGCCTCGTAGAGGGCCGCTGCGGCAAGCTCTCCACCCTCCGCCACGAGCATGCCTGCGTCACGGCTCGACTGGATGTACCGCACCAATTCGCGGATGGCGTTGTCCCCCAGATGTCCCTCCAGCCGATCCACGACCGCCTTCAAGCTCTGCACGTCGAGCGCGAAGCTCTGGGGTCGCCGCACACTCCGCCCGGTGACAGCGGGCTCCGCCAGGTAGCGTGAGCTCCTGCCGCCTGCATACAGCGCCACCATCAGTGCCGCGGGCGCCAGCTCACGTGCCGCCTGCTCGAACC
Above is a window of Pyxidicoccus trucidator DNA encoding:
- a CDS encoding HNH endonuclease, giving the protein MPLGFYHLIAGTGQGVSSLARGRFEQAARELAPAALMVALYAGGRSSRYLAEPAVTGRSVRRPQSFALDVQSLKAVVDRLEGHLGDNAIRELVRYIQSSRDAGMLVAEGGELAAAALYEAGGNVPKARLAWLSEARSQRAGAASKERGAETSPRGAPSTDAPIRNARLAGEKHPVTGVPFDADGYPDFRAAGVVKAEVKIPYTGSRAGDFAAANKAAGLRETPKGMTWHHHQDRTTMQLVPTDLHARTGHTGGFSGQP
- a CDS encoding SMI1/KNR4 family protein: MQTTEGGPLLNEEELRGFEARYGITLSAPYRAFLLATNGGRPERDLFALNGLEENPLGRIHVFFGLKDPVVSCNLDWNLEVFRERIPAGFLPIATTEGADKVCLSVAGEEAGGVFYWDAHAREGSSSTYFLAADFGAFVSSLQSDELSPLMLKS
- a CDS encoding MbnP family copper-binding protein, whose product is MNAVLKSAPWCLLTALLLMQGCGESEKTYTVRFSPQVREQSLSCGTSYTDIGTSRGVIELLDFKVYLRDVALVRANGERHPLELEQDGTWQRDSIALLDFEDGTGTCDTGSPQVRTQVVGTAPEHDDYTGLEFKVGLPPDMNHLDGATAPAPLNAPGMWWSWQGGYKFIRLDVRTRTNDSFYFHLGAAGCRGTVAEGFTCSSDNQATVVLSDFNPDSNQVVLDAAGLYSKLDVDRVADNTTDSLSGCMSSAADPECPAFFEQLGLAVDGTPRALPTTFFRVR